From the genome of Pseudomonas sp. AB6, one region includes:
- a CDS encoding MFS transporter, giving the protein MQPQAIAAKTSFVTPSRKRFFIMVLLFITVVINYLDRSNLSIAAPALTTELGIDPIHVGLIFSAFGWTYAAMQLPGGWLVDRVPPRILYTVALVLWSLATILLGFAASFIALFFLRLAVGAMEAPAYPINSRVVTTWFPERERATAIGFYTSGQFVGLAFLTPVLAWLQAQFGWHMVFISTGVAGMIWALIWFAVYREPRDFKGINEAEIELIRDGGGLVDIQATTEKEKRRFSWLDLGIVLSKRKLWGIYLGQFCLNSTLWFFLTWFPTYLVKYRGMDFIKSGLLASLPFLAAFVGVLCSGFFSDWLIRRGTSVGFARKLPIIGGLLISTSIIGANYVESTPVVIAFLALAFFGNGLASITWSLVSTLAPARLLGLTGGTFNFIGNLAAITTPIVIGFLATGDSFAPAITYVAALALVGALSYILLVGKVERIEL; this is encoded by the coding sequence ATGCAACCTCAAGCCATCGCGGCCAAGACGTCGTTTGTAACGCCCAGCCGTAAGCGTTTCTTCATCATGGTGCTGCTGTTCATCACCGTGGTGATCAATTATCTCGACCGCAGCAATCTGTCGATTGCCGCTCCGGCCTTGACCACTGAGTTGGGCATCGATCCGATTCACGTCGGCCTGATTTTCTCCGCTTTCGGTTGGACCTACGCCGCCATGCAACTCCCCGGCGGCTGGTTGGTTGACCGCGTGCCGCCGCGAATCCTCTACACCGTCGCGCTGGTGTTGTGGTCACTGGCCACGATCTTGCTGGGATTCGCCGCCAGCTTTATCGCACTGTTCTTCCTGCGTCTGGCAGTGGGAGCGATGGAAGCACCGGCCTATCCGATCAACAGCCGGGTCGTTACCACTTGGTTTCCAGAGCGTGAACGGGCAACTGCTATCGGCTTTTATACATCCGGTCAATTCGTTGGCCTGGCCTTTCTGACCCCAGTGTTAGCGTGGCTACAAGCGCAATTCGGCTGGCACATGGTGTTCATCAGCACCGGTGTGGCCGGTATGATTTGGGCGTTGATCTGGTTTGCGGTGTATCGCGAACCGAGAGATTTCAAGGGCATCAATGAAGCGGAAATCGAGCTGATTCGCGACGGTGGCGGGTTGGTAGATATCCAGGCCACCACCGAGAAAGAGAAGCGTCGTTTCAGTTGGTTGGACTTGGGGATCGTACTGAGCAAACGCAAACTTTGGGGTATTTACCTCGGCCAGTTTTGCTTGAACTCCACGTTGTGGTTTTTTCTGACGTGGTTTCCGACTTATCTGGTGAAATACCGTGGCATGGACTTTATCAAGTCCGGGCTGCTGGCATCGCTGCCATTTCTCGCTGCGTTCGTAGGGGTGTTGTGCTCGGGATTCTTTTCCGATTGGCTAATTCGGCGGGGCACCAGTGTTGGGTTTGCCCGCAAGTTGCCGATTATCGGCGGGTTGCTGATTTCCACTTCGATCATTGGCGCTAACTACGTTGAATCGACACCGGTGGTGATTGCCTTTCTCGCTTTGGCGTTCTTCGGTAACGGCTTGGCGTCTATCACGTGGTCATTGGTGTCCACCTTGGCCCCGGCGCGGTTGCTGGGTCTGACTGGTGGTACGTTCAACTTCATAGGTAATCTGGCGGCCATCACCACGCCGATTGTGATCGGCTTTTTAGCAACCGGTGATTCCTTCGCGCCGGCCATTACCTACGTGGCTGCGTTGGCGTTGGTCGGTGCGCTGTCTTACATTTTGCTGGTGGGCAAGGTCGAACGCATTGAGTTGTAA
- a CDS encoding IclR family transcriptional regulator — MQHESIVLANNGAVKDKDAAPTGTQTLLRGLGVVQAVANGARDLKEIARIIGTTRSTTHRLASCLVDERYLRVMPHVGYLLGPKLIELGFQAREEVPLAVLARPYLDELSSLTGDTVHLAVRESDDVLYLHKNPGRNGPEMRSRVGHRMPLARTGIGKALMIDCGPEEWLRLYRISLPTDGRTTTWPQHQEPSWEQFQQRMQEYVAGGYAFDLEDNEPSIRCVAAPVRDASNLIVAGISIASTLPYMPLEKMAELIPLIKNTAARLSAELGARP, encoded by the coding sequence ATGCAGCACGAATCAATCGTCTTGGCGAACAACGGCGCGGTCAAGGACAAGGACGCAGCACCCACCGGCACGCAAACCTTGTTGCGAGGCCTTGGCGTGGTCCAAGCGGTCGCCAATGGTGCCCGCGACCTCAAAGAGATTGCGCGCATTATCGGTACCACGCGCAGCACGACTCACCGTCTGGCCAGTTGCCTGGTAGACGAACGCTATCTGCGCGTGATGCCGCACGTGGGTTATTTGTTGGGACCGAAGCTGATCGAACTGGGTTTTCAGGCTCGCGAAGAGGTGCCGCTGGCAGTACTGGCGCGCCCGTATTTGGATGAGCTGTCTTCGTTGACCGGCGACACCGTTCATCTGGCAGTTCGCGAAAGCGATGACGTGCTATACCTGCACAAAAATCCCGGCCGTAATGGCCCGGAAATGCGTTCGCGTGTAGGCCACCGCATGCCGTTGGCGCGCACTGGAATTGGTAAGGCATTGATGATTGATTGCGGGCCGGAAGAATGGCTGCGTTTATACCGAATCAGTCTGCCAACCGATGGTAGAACCACGACATGGCCGCAGCACCAGGAGCCATCTTGGGAGCAGTTTCAGCAGCGGATGCAGGAGTATGTCGCGGGGGGCTATGCGTTTGATCTGGAAGACAACGAACCGTCGATTCGCTGTGTGGCTGCGCCAGTGCGTGATGCCAGCAACTTGATTGTTGCCGGCATCAGCATCGCCAGTACCTTGCCCTATATGCCCTTGGAGAAAATGGCCGAGTTGATTCCGCTGATCAAAAACACCGCAGCGCGACTCTCGGCCGAGTTAGGGGCAAGGCCCTGA
- a CDS encoding NAD(P)-dependent alcohol dehydrogenase, with protein MFKAIGYAAQSATAPLAPMTFERRAPRADDVALEVLFCGVCHSDIHQARNEWGFASYPLMPGHEIVGKVTSVGTDVTKYKVGDIVGVGCLVDSCRTCEACEANLEQYCLEGPTQTYASRDRVDGTLTMGGYSNAMVVSERFVVRIPEKLDLASAAPILCAGITTYSPLKHFGVKPGDKVGVLGMGGLGHMGIKFAKAMGAEVTLFTRSEAKAEEGRRQGADHVIVSTNEGQMKDAAGRFNFLLDTIPVQHDLNPYLQTLRFDGVHILVGLIEPIDPPVHGFNLVAKRRIIAGSMIGGLAETQEVLDFCAEHGITCDIEMLDIKNINEAFERVVKGDVKYRFVIDMKTLKA; from the coding sequence ATGTTCAAAGCCATTGGTTACGCCGCTCAATCAGCGACCGCACCCCTAGCCCCCATGACGTTCGAACGCCGCGCTCCACGCGCCGATGATGTGGCCCTTGAGGTCCTGTTCTGCGGCGTGTGCCACTCCGACATTCACCAGGCACGCAACGAGTGGGGCTTCGCCAGCTACCCATTGATGCCCGGCCATGAAATTGTCGGCAAAGTCACCTCTGTCGGCACAGACGTCACCAAATACAAAGTCGGCGACATCGTTGGCGTGGGTTGCCTGGTCGACTCGTGCCGTACGTGCGAAGCCTGTGAGGCTAATCTCGAGCAATATTGCCTCGAAGGCCCAACTCAAACTTACGCCTCTCGCGACCGCGTCGATGGCACCCTGACCATGGGTGGCTATTCAAACGCCATGGTAGTCAGTGAGCGTTTCGTGGTGCGTATCCCAGAAAAACTGGACCTGGCCAGCGCCGCACCGATTCTGTGTGCCGGCATCACGACCTATTCGCCGCTGAAGCATTTTGGCGTCAAGCCTGGCGACAAGGTCGGCGTACTCGGCATGGGCGGTCTGGGCCACATGGGCATTAAGTTCGCCAAAGCCATGGGCGCTGAAGTCACCCTGTTCACCCGCTCGGAAGCCAAGGCCGAAGAAGGCCGTCGTCAGGGCGCGGATCACGTGATTGTCTCCACCAACGAGGGCCAGATGAAAGACGCCGCTGGGCGTTTCAACTTCTTGCTGGACACCATTCCGGTGCAACACGACCTCAACCCGTACCTGCAAACCCTGCGTTTCGACGGCGTGCATATCCTGGTCGGCTTGATCGAACCGATTGATCCGCCTGTGCACGGCTTCAACCTTGTGGCCAAGCGTCGCATCATCGCGGGCTCAATGATCGGCGGCTTAGCGGAAACTCAGGAAGTGCTGGATTTCTGTGCTGAGCACGGCATCACCTGCGACATCGAAATGCTCGACATCAAAAATATCAATGAAGCCTTTGAGCGTGTCGTCAAAGGCGACGTGAAATATCGCTTCGTGATCGACATGAAAACGTTGAAAGCCTGA
- a CDS encoding AraC family transcriptional regulator, with the protein MLLTRHLEANATLVSLLQPLALRTGLVSTLLPEVNVWSADRNVARCPQIYEPSLVIIAQGSKIAYLGDRTLEYGAGHYLIQALPVPFEYETYASPEAPLLGVSIDIDRIVLGELVLAMGLMPGSSAQVQTPESMTSVALDTEMRESVERLLRCLHDPLECRIMGRARLREVLYAALRGPQAGVLRALVEQHGQFARVAASLTHLHTHFAEPLSVDTLARCANMSASTFHEHFKRSTLLSPVQYLKRLRLLKAQQILVAEGLGVAQVAMRVGYQSTSQFSREYKRYFERNPGEETVGVRF; encoded by the coding sequence ATGTTATTGACGCGTCACCTCGAAGCTAACGCCACGCTGGTTTCCCTGCTACAGCCGCTCGCCCTGCGTACCGGCTTGGTATCGACGTTATTGCCTGAGGTAAACGTCTGGTCTGCAGACCGAAATGTCGCACGCTGCCCGCAGATCTATGAGCCTAGTCTGGTCATCATCGCCCAAGGCAGCAAAATCGCGTATTTGGGTGATCGAACCCTGGAATATGGTGCTGGCCATTACTTGATTCAGGCGTTGCCGGTGCCCTTCGAGTATGAAACCTACGCCTCGCCGGAGGCGCCTTTGCTGGGCGTCTCCATCGACATCGATCGGATAGTGCTGGGCGAGTTGGTATTGGCCATGGGGTTGATGCCGGGTTCTAGCGCTCAAGTACAAACCCCGGAGTCCATGACGTCGGTGGCGCTGGATACGGAAATGCGCGAGAGCGTTGAACGGTTATTGCGCTGTCTGCATGACCCATTGGAATGCCGGATCATGGGCCGCGCGCGGCTGCGGGAAGTGTTGTATGCCGCGTTGCGTGGGCCGCAAGCGGGCGTGTTGCGCGCCTTGGTCGAGCAACACGGGCAATTTGCCCGGGTGGCGGCTTCGTTGACTCACCTGCACACGCACTTTGCTGAGCCGCTCAGCGTTGACACCTTGGCCCGCTGCGCGAACATGAGCGCCTCGACCTTTCATGAGCATTTCAAACGCAGCACGTTGCTGTCGCCGGTTCAGTATTTGAAACGTTTGCGGCTGCTAAAGGCGCAACAGATCTTGGTCGCCGAAGGTCTTGGGGTAGCGCAAGTGGCGATGCGGGTCGGCTATCAAAGCACTTCGCAATTCAGTCGCGAATATAAGCGCTACTTTGAGCGAAACCCTGGGGAGGAGACGGTTGGCGTGCGGTTTTAA
- a CDS encoding electron transfer flavoprotein-ubiquinone oxidoreductase — MEREYMEFDVVIVGAGPAGLSAACRLKQKATEAGKEISVCVVEKGSEVGAHILSGAVFEPRALNELFPNWKELGAPLHTPVKRDDIFVLRTADTATKVPNFLVPKTMHNEGNYIISLGNLCRWLAQQAENLGVEIYPGFAAQEALIDDKGAVTGILTGDLGVDRQGHPKDSFTPGMELRGKYTLFAEGCRGHIGKQLLKRFNLDVEADTQHYGIGLKEIWEVDPAKHEQGLVVHTAGWPLDVMSSENTGGSFLYHLENNQVVVGLIVDLSYSNAFLSPFDEFQRLKHHPVISQYLEGGKRISYGARAICKGGLNSLPKMVFPGGALIGCELGTLNFAKIKGSHTAMKSGMLAADAVADALFAGNEGGDELTTYVDAFKASWLYEELFASRNFGPALHKFGPIMGGAFNFVDQNLFGGKIPFTLHDTQPDYACMKLAADSTKIAYPKPDGKLSFDKLSSVFLSSTNHEEEQPCHLKLTDPSIPISINLPLYDEPAQRYCPAGVYEVITKEDGEKRFQINAQNCVHCKTCDIKDPSQNITWVAPEGSGGPTYPNM; from the coding sequence GTGGAACGCGAATACATGGAATTCGACGTCGTCATCGTCGGTGCCGGCCCCGCGGGCCTTTCCGCCGCTTGCCGCCTGAAACAAAAGGCTACCGAAGCCGGAAAGGAGATCAGCGTCTGCGTGGTTGAAAAAGGCTCCGAAGTGGGCGCTCACATTCTCTCAGGGGCAGTGTTCGAGCCCCGTGCGCTCAACGAACTGTTTCCGAACTGGAAAGAACTGGGCGCCCCGCTGCATACGCCGGTCAAGCGTGACGATATTTTCGTCCTTAGAACCGCTGACACCGCCACTAAAGTGCCTAACTTCCTTGTGCCTAAAACCATGCACAACGAAGGCAATTACATTATCTCGCTGGGTAACCTGTGCCGCTGGCTGGCTCAGCAGGCCGAAAACCTCGGGGTGGAAATCTACCCTGGCTTTGCTGCCCAGGAAGCACTGATCGACGACAAAGGCGCAGTCACCGGGATTCTTACCGGCGATTTGGGCGTCGACCGTCAAGGCCACCCGAAAGACAGTTTCACCCCCGGCATGGAGCTGCGCGGCAAATACACGCTGTTCGCCGAAGGCTGCCGTGGGCACATTGGCAAACAATTGCTCAAACGCTTCAACCTGGACGTCGAAGCCGACACCCAGCATTACGGCATTGGCCTGAAAGAGATTTGGGAAGTCGATCCAGCCAAGCACGAACAAGGTCTGGTGGTTCACACTGCCGGCTGGCCGCTGGACGTGATGAGCAGCGAGAACACCGGTGGTTCTTTCCTTTATCACCTGGAAAACAATCAGGTGGTTGTCGGATTGATCGTTGATCTGTCGTACAGCAACGCCTTCTTGTCGCCGTTCGACGAATTTCAGCGCCTCAAGCACCACCCGGTCATCAGCCAATACCTGGAAGGCGGCAAGCGCATCAGTTACGGCGCGCGGGCTATCTGCAAAGGCGGCCTGAATTCCCTGCCGAAGATGGTTTTCCCCGGCGGCGCGCTGATCGGTTGCGAACTGGGCACCCTGAACTTCGCCAAAATCAAAGGCAGCCACACCGCCATGAAGTCCGGCATGCTCGCAGCGGACGCCGTGGCTGACGCGCTGTTCGCTGGCAATGAAGGCGGCGATGAACTGACCACCTACGTTGATGCGTTCAAAGCCAGTTGGTTGTACGAGGAATTGTTCGCCAGCCGCAACTTCGGCCCGGCGCTGCACAAGTTCGGCCCGATCATGGGCGGCGCATTCAACTTCGTCGATCAGAACCTGTTTGGCGGCAAGATCCCGTTCACCCTGCACGACACTCAGCCGGACTACGCGTGCATGAAGCTGGCGGCCGACTCGACGAAGATTGCCTACCCGAAACCGGACGGCAAACTCAGTTTCGACAAGCTCAGCTCGGTCTTCCTCTCCAGCACCAACCATGAAGAAGAGCAGCCGTGCCACCTGAAGCTGACCGACCCAAGCATTCCGATCAGCATCAACCTGCCGTTGTATGACGAACCGGCGCAGCGTTACTGCCCGGCTGGCGTGTACGAAGTGATCACCAAGGAAGACGGTGAGAAGCGCTTCCAGATCAACGCGCAAAACTGCGTCCACTGTAAAACCTGCGACATCAAAGACCCGTCGCAGAACATCACCTGGGTGGCGCCAGAAGGCAGCGGCGGCCCGACTTACCCGAATATGTAA
- a CDS encoding electron transfer flavoprotein subunit beta/FixA family protein, whose protein sequence is MKVLVAVKRVVDYNVKVRVKADNSGVDLANVKMSMNPFCEIAVEEAVRLKEKGLVTEIVVVSVGPTTAQEQLRTALALGADRAILVECVEDLNSLAVAKLLKAVVDKEQPQLVILGKQAIDSDNNQTGQMLAALSGYAQGTFASKIEVSGDKVSVTREVDAGLQTVSLSLPVIVTTDLRLNEPRYASLPNIMKAKKKPLEVLTPEALGVSTASTTKTLKVEAPATRSAGIKVKSVAELVEKLKNEAKVI, encoded by the coding sequence ATGAAGGTTCTTGTAGCTGTCAAACGAGTGGTCGACTACAACGTCAAGGTTCGCGTCAAAGCGGACAACTCCGGCGTTGACCTCGCTAACGTCAAAATGTCGATGAATCCTTTCTGCGAAATCGCTGTTGAAGAAGCGGTACGCCTGAAAGAAAAAGGCCTCGTCACTGAGATCGTCGTTGTTTCTGTCGGCCCGACCACCGCTCAGGAGCAACTGCGTACTGCATTGGCTCTGGGGGCTGATCGCGCAATTCTGGTTGAGTGCGTCGAAGATTTGAACTCGCTGGCAGTGGCTAAGCTTCTCAAGGCTGTCGTCGACAAAGAACAACCGCAGTTGGTGATCTTGGGTAAACAGGCCATCGACAGCGACAATAACCAGACCGGTCAGATGCTTGCTGCTTTGAGCGGTTACGCTCAAGGCACCTTTGCTTCCAAGATCGAAGTGTCTGGGGACAAAGTCAGCGTCACTCGCGAAGTCGATGCCGGCCTGCAGACTGTTTCTCTGAGTCTGCCAGTGATCGTGACCACAGACTTGCGTCTGAACGAGCCACGCTACGCGTCCTTGCCAAATATCATGAAAGCCAAGAAGAAGCCGCTTGAAGTGCTGACTCCTGAAGCTTTGGGCGTATCTACCGCCTCCACGACCAAAACCCTGAAAGTCGAAGCGCCGGCAACTCGCAGCGCAGGTATCAAGGTCAAGTCGGTGGCTGAACTGGTCGAGAAACTGAAAAACGAAGCGAAGGTAATCTAA
- a CDS encoding electron transfer flavoprotein subunit alpha/FixB family protein, producing MTILVIAEHENGVVAPATLNTVAAAVKIGGDIHLLVAGTNVGAVAETAAKIAGVSKVLVADNAAYAHQLPENVAPLIVELASGYSHVLAAATSNGKNILPRVAAQLDVDQISEIIAVESADTFKRPIYAGNAIATVQSSAAIKVITVRATGFDPVAAQGGSASVEAVVVVHDAGTSSFVSEELAKSDRPELTAAKIVVSGGRGMQNGDNFKHLYALADKLGAAVGASRAAVDAGFVPNDMQVGQTGKIVAPQLYIAVGISGAIQHLAGMKDSKVIVAINKDEEAPIFQVADYGLVADLFDAVPEFEKLV from the coding sequence ATGACTATCTTGGTTATAGCTGAACACGAAAATGGTGTTGTTGCGCCAGCGACCTTGAATACCGTGGCTGCTGCGGTAAAAATCGGCGGTGACATTCACCTGCTGGTAGCCGGCACCAACGTCGGCGCAGTCGCTGAAACTGCTGCGAAAATTGCGGGCGTTTCGAAAGTGCTGGTCGCGGACAACGCTGCCTACGCACATCAACTGCCAGAAAACGTGGCACCGCTGATTGTCGAGCTGGCATCGGGCTACAGCCACGTTCTGGCAGCTGCTACGTCCAACGGTAAAAACATCCTGCCGCGTGTTGCTGCGCAACTGGATGTCGATCAGATCTCGGAAATCATCGCAGTTGAAAGCGCTGACACCTTCAAGCGTCCGATCTACGCCGGTAATGCCATCGCCACCGTACAATCTTCTGCGGCGATCAAAGTGATCACCGTGCGAGCGACGGGTTTTGACCCGGTTGCCGCTCAAGGCGGTTCCGCTTCAGTTGAGGCAGTTGTTGTTGTTCACGACGCTGGCACATCTTCCTTTGTCAGCGAAGAACTGGCCAAGTCGGATCGTCCAGAACTGACAGCGGCTAAAATCGTCGTTTCCGGCGGTCGCGGCATGCAGAATGGCGATAACTTCAAACACCTGTACGCCCTGGCTGATAAGCTTGGCGCCGCTGTAGGTGCATCTCGCGCCGCCGTTGATGCGGGTTTTGTGCCCAACGATATGCAGGTCGGTCAAACTGGCAAAATCGTTGCGCCACAGTTGTACATCGCCGTTGGTATCTCCGGTGCGATCCAGCATCTGGCCGGTATGAAAGACTCAAAAGTGATTGTTGCGATCAATAAAGACGAAGAAGCACCGATTTTTCAGGTAGCAGATTACGGCCTGGTTGCTGATTTGTTCGACGCAGTACCTGAGTTTGAGAAACTGGTTTAA
- a CDS encoding substrate-binding periplasmic protein translates to MNKARRLSSAVFYGLFMLPMCAFAIGRCERVIVTGSPDAPPYLWRDSKDPKHLIGANADLFKQAAQEMGLKVEILYAGKRHEALDEVRSGRMDALIDVPLKIAELEALDYIHPAIIQNEIMVWTRRGHAQPFNALADLHGRVGGMSEKIRLSPGFETAVTEHLSVARTVNLAQAFQKLLDGQFEYVLAGRYSGLATTQTLGVSSDLIAQPLPVDKTGLYVGLSFNSACNEPWLRGQLAKKMTELAASGLSADAVTRNLALWKAQLQTASVLNK, encoded by the coding sequence ATGAACAAGGCTCGGCGGCTATCCTCAGCTGTTTTTTACGGCTTGTTCATGTTGCCTATGTGCGCTTTTGCTATCGGGAGATGCGAGCGCGTGATCGTAACTGGAAGCCCTGATGCCCCGCCTTACCTTTGGCGTGACTCCAAGGATCCAAAACACCTGATAGGCGCCAATGCGGATTTGTTTAAGCAGGCTGCGCAAGAAATGGGCCTGAAAGTTGAAATTTTGTATGCAGGAAAACGCCACGAGGCGCTGGACGAAGTGCGCAGCGGTCGCATGGATGCATTGATTGATGTGCCGCTGAAGATCGCTGAATTGGAAGCGTTGGATTACATTCATCCCGCCATCATCCAGAACGAAATTATGGTGTGGACTCGACGTGGTCACGCGCAACCGTTCAATGCTTTGGCCGATCTGCACGGTCGTGTCGGCGGGATGTCGGAAAAAATTCGTTTGAGCCCAGGGTTTGAAACAGCCGTCACCGAGCACCTTAGCGTTGCGCGTACGGTTAATTTGGCCCAAGCCTTTCAGAAACTATTGGATGGGCAGTTTGAATATGTTCTTGCCGGTCGTTACTCGGGGCTGGCCACGACCCAAACGCTTGGGGTTTCCTCCGATCTAATTGCCCAACCGCTACCCGTGGACAAAACCGGTCTGTATGTTGGCTTGTCATTCAACTCGGCGTGTAACGAGCCTTGGCTGCGCGGACAGTTGGCAAAAAAAATGACAGAATTGGCCGCCTCCGGCCTGTCTGCAGATGCAGTGACTCGTAATCTAGCGCTGTGGAAAGCGCAGTTACAAACGGCAAGTGTCCTCAATAAATAG
- a CDS encoding DUF4398 domain-containing protein, whose protein sequence is MTIRSLFIAVAIVTLAGCANDPAPIAQLKLTDQAVEQAKAVGATEDIPEMRMAQSKLIQAHIDMGKNAFKAARMQAEQSELDARLAEAHVLNEKSAEQLAQLNTRLNRLYKQVGAAERTAQ, encoded by the coding sequence GTGACTATTCGATCCTTATTCATCGCCGTGGCCATTGTCACTTTGGCGGGCTGTGCCAACGATCCGGCCCCTATTGCACAATTAAAGCTTACGGATCAGGCGGTTGAACAAGCCAAGGCGGTGGGTGCCACCGAGGACATACCTGAAATGCGTATGGCTCAGTCAAAACTTATTCAGGCTCACATCGACATGGGAAAAAATGCCTTCAAAGCTGCTCGAATGCAGGCTGAACAGTCAGAGCTGGATGCAAGATTGGCTGAAGCCCATGTATTGAACGAAAAAAGTGCAGAGCAGCTCGCGCAGCTCAATACCCGCCTTAATCGTTTGTACAAGCAAGTAGGGGCTGCAGAGAGAACCGCGCAATGA
- a CDS encoding OmpA family protein, whose translation MKLNSRGLSVFMVFGIASLYGCAGHLGSDQALQEASVDFQKVKEDTNVLRGAPKDVIRAGELLARAERLSTYWGSGADVIHYAYLSSRYSAIAREHTQLMLKQEQLAISDLQRQRLQVELREAKLSSLQQQGIWLESQMAALVTTQTDRGLIMTLGDVLFDTGNTELKPSANHTLLKLVQFLQLNPKRIIRIEGYTDSTGYEQENFQLSKDRAQSVADVIADMGVDDARIQVEGFGAQFPVDVNASERGRAKNRRVEIVFSDDKGVLSAKR comes from the coding sequence ATGAAACTGAATTCTCGTGGCCTGAGCGTGTTTATGGTGTTCGGCATAGCAAGCCTTTATGGGTGTGCCGGCCATCTAGGCAGCGATCAGGCGTTGCAGGAGGCCAGCGTCGATTTCCAGAAGGTCAAAGAAGACACAAACGTTCTGCGTGGCGCGCCCAAAGATGTCATCCGGGCTGGAGAGTTGTTAGCCCGTGCTGAACGACTGTCCACCTATTGGGGAAGTGGCGCGGACGTCATTCATTACGCGTATCTCAGTAGTCGCTATAGCGCAATCGCTCGCGAGCATACGCAATTGATGCTCAAGCAGGAGCAGCTCGCCATCTCTGATTTACAGCGCCAGCGTTTGCAGGTAGAACTGCGCGAAGCCAAATTGAGCAGTCTTCAGCAGCAAGGGATATGGCTGGAGTCGCAGATGGCCGCTCTGGTTACGACGCAAACGGATCGTGGTTTGATTATGACTTTAGGCGATGTGTTGTTTGATACGGGCAATACCGAGCTTAAACCTTCGGCCAACCACACGTTGCTGAAATTGGTGCAGTTTCTCCAGCTCAATCCGAAGCGAATCATTCGGATTGAGGGCTATACCGACAGTACCGGTTACGAGCAGGAAAATTTTCAGCTGTCGAAGGATCGCGCCCAGTCTGTAGCGGATGTGATTGCTGATATGGGCGTCGACGACGCTCGTATTCAGGTCGAGGGCTTCGGTGCTCAGTTTCCTGTCGATGTAAACGCATCGGAGCGGGGCAGGGCAAAGAATCGTAGGGTCGAGATCGTTTTTTCGGACGATAAAGGCGTATTAAGCGCTAAACGCTAG